TGGGACAACTACATTTCCTTCAATATTAATCCATATATTGTTTGCAATTAGAACTATTTATGCCGAGCATACCCTGTGTCAATTGCTTGAGAAACACAGCTTTTTTGAATAATTCTATTCTCCTGTTGATTTTGTGCTTTTGAAAATGTATTATGGTTTGTGGTCTTCAATATTTCAATAAAGCATATTATGATCTATTTGGATCTGGATACCTAAATATTCAAGACTGCTTGAAAGATGTTGCATTGTTTAGTTGGGTGTCTTGGCTTGTTGGATAAATATGTCTATAGTTTTTGCTTACTGAGTGAGTGGTGAATTGAACTTGTCATTACTGTGGATTTTATTTTGATAGTGTAAATCTGTATGAAAATGGTTTGCAGATTTATGAGAAAAACCCAACTAAGATCAAGAACTATGGGATTTGGCTAAGATACCAGAGTCGCACTGGGTATCACAATATGTACAAGGAGTACAGAGATACCACACTGAATGGAGCTGTGGAAGATATGTACACTGAGATGGCATCTCGTCATAGAGTGCGGTTTCCTTGTATCCAGATCATCAAGACTGCTACTATCCCAGCTAAGCTGTGCAAAAGGGAGAGCACCAAGCAGTTCCATAATTCGAAGATTAAGTTTCCCTTAGTCTTCAAGAAGGTTAGGCCACCAACTAGGAAGTTGAAGACAACATACAAAGCTTCCAGGCCCAATCTATTTGTCTAACCCGAAGAGAGTTTTGTTTGTAGGTTTTCTTTATGGGATAATTTGCTCAGATTTGACATTTTTGTTTCCCGATCTTAAATTGTCTGTACACAGGAATTTCTTTCTTTTCCCAGTCTTTATTTCTTTCCCCAATCCACatgaattttctttattttctttttctttaattggaaaatgcattttttatcaaaaaaaaaaaaaaaaaaattggaaaatgcATTTGCTTTTGGATTATGAGTGACAGATCCATGATTCACTGAT
The sequence above is drawn from the Euphorbia lathyris chromosome 6, ddEupLath1.1, whole genome shotgun sequence genome and encodes:
- the LOC136233452 gene encoding large ribosomal subunit protein eL20-like, producing the protein MGFRFHQYQVVGRGLPTEADEHPKIYRMKLWATNEVRAKSKFWYFLRKLKKVKKSNGQVLAINEIYEKNPTKIKNYGIWLRYQSRTGYHNMYKEYRDTTLNGAVEDMYTEMASRHRVRFPCIQIIKTATIPAKLCKRESTKQFHNSKIKFPLVFKKVRPPTRKLKTTYKASRPNLFV